From a region of the Paenibacillus segetis genome:
- a CDS encoding OsmC family protein, translated as MAAVQTFKATAHLQDGVQVKTTSRHFELTIDEPKSLGGTDTGMNPVEVLLASLGACQSIVARVYAPKFGVKLDDFQVDVEGDLDLDGFFNRSEVRPGYSDIRYTFRIKTDSPREKVEEFVHFLESKCPVGDTIANPVNLQLANIIIEN; from the coding sequence ATGGCTGCTGTTCAAACTTTCAAAGCCACTGCGCATTTGCAAGATGGGGTACAGGTCAAAACAACTTCCAGACATTTTGAATTGACGATTGATGAACCAAAAAGCTTAGGTGGAACAGATACCGGTATGAACCCGGTCGAAGTTCTGCTCGCCTCGTTAGGCGCATGTCAGTCTATTGTTGCTAGAGTATATGCACCTAAGTTTGGTGTTAAACTCGATGATTTTCAAGTGGATGTTGAAGGGGATCTCGATTTAGATGGTTTCTTCAATAGATCTGAGGTTCGTCCAGGGTATTCTGACATCCGGTATACGTTCCGTATCAAAACCGATTCCCCGAGAGAAAAGGTCGAGGAGTTTGTACACTTTTTGGAGAGCAAATGCCCCGTTGGAGATACTATTGCCAACCCTGTTAATCTTCAATTAGCAAACATTATTATTGAAAATTAA
- a CDS encoding nitric oxide synthase oxygenase, which translates to MNREIHHNENQLQQEAELFIRNCYSELGKTTDDMECRVEQVLDEINQSGSYIHSYEELVHGAKMAWRNSNRCIGRLFWNRLHVFDARDLDNEEMIFQALLNHIEFATNGGEIRPTITIFKQAEVGREPHLIWNHQLLRYAGYEMPNGDVIGDPSSIRFTKVCESLGWRGKGTSFDLLPIVIQCSGREPQVFELPKEVVLEVPIRHPELDLFHGEEVKWYAVPIISDMRLEIGGISYVAAPFNGWYMGTEIGARNLADEFRYNMLPRIAEAMGLDTTSSVSLWKDRALVELNVAVLHSFRECGVSIVDHHTAAQQFGAFQRNEHKEGRDVTGRWSWLIPPMSPATTDIFHSTFDDRILTPNFFHQPNPYR; encoded by the coding sequence ATGAATAGAGAAATACATCATAACGAAAATCAACTACAACAAGAAGCAGAGTTGTTCATTCGTAACTGTTACTCTGAGCTAGGGAAAACCACTGACGATATGGAATGTCGGGTTGAGCAGGTTCTTGACGAAATAAATCAAAGTGGATCGTATATCCATTCTTACGAGGAACTAGTGCATGGTGCCAAGATGGCATGGCGCAATTCCAATCGTTGCATTGGTCGATTGTTCTGGAATCGGCTTCATGTCTTTGATGCCCGTGATTTAGATAATGAAGAAATGATATTTCAGGCGTTGCTGAATCATATTGAATTTGCTACTAACGGCGGAGAGATTCGGCCAACCATAACTATATTTAAGCAGGCTGAAGTTGGACGGGAGCCCCATTTAATCTGGAACCATCAGTTGCTTCGCTATGCGGGATATGAAATGCCAAATGGAGATGTGATTGGAGATCCTTCGTCTATTAGGTTTACTAAGGTATGTGAATCTCTGGGCTGGAGAGGCAAAGGAACATCGTTTGATCTGCTTCCAATAGTCATTCAATGCAGCGGAAGGGAACCCCAAGTGTTTGAACTGCCGAAAGAGGTCGTTCTAGAAGTTCCTATACGCCATCCCGAATTGGATCTATTTCATGGGGAGGAAGTGAAATGGTATGCTGTCCCGATTATTTCTGATATGCGTCTGGAGATCGGCGGCATTTCCTATGTTGCTGCTCCGTTTAATGGCTGGTACATGGGAACGGAAATTGGTGCACGTAACTTAGCTGACGAGTTCCGCTACAACATGCTTCCTCGGATAGCCGAAGCTATGGGATTGGATACGACCTCAAGCGTGTCGTTGTGGAAGGATCGGGCGTTGGTTGAATTAAATGTTGCTGTATTACACTCGTTTCGGGAATGCGGGGTCAGCATTGTCGATCACCATACGGCAGCTCAACAATTTGGCGCTTTTCAGAGGAATGAACACAAAGAAGGCCGTGATGTTACTGGACGGTGGTCATGGCTTATTCCGCCAATGTCCCCGGCAACCACAGATATATTTCACAGCACCTTCGATGATCGGATCTTAACTCCTAATTTCTTTCATCAGCCGAATCCATACAGATAG
- a CDS encoding AraC family transcriptional regulator, with protein MEWLIRMKDALDYMESKMEDNLNIDDIAKVAFSSPFHFQRMFYMITGVSVADYIRRRRLTLAAQELAISKVKVLDVALKYGYDSPESFAKAFRKAHGISPSTAREPGIQLKAFPRLSFHLSLKGDKEMDYKIVEKEEFTVVGKSVDFTTKDGENLRGIPLFWQEVNTDGTSDKLAKIGVNKDVLGICKDMNYAQETFSYWIAVEVGPDTDPQGYATTVIPAATWAVFTSVGPMPHAIQKVWERIFQEWFPSSGYEHTGKPEFELYPPGDPNAEDYVCEVWVPIKKK; from the coding sequence ATGGAATGGCTTATCCGAATGAAGGATGCTCTGGATTACATGGAAAGTAAGATGGAGGACAACTTAAATATTGATGATATCGCAAAAGTAGCTTTCTCTTCCCCCTTCCACTTTCAACGTATGTTCTACATGATAACTGGAGTATCGGTCGCAGATTATATCCGTAGACGGAGATTGACGCTAGCTGCACAGGAACTGGCAATCTCTAAAGTCAAAGTATTGGATGTGGCTCTGAAGTACGGATATGACTCTCCGGAGTCTTTTGCTAAGGCATTTCGCAAAGCGCACGGTATATCACCTTCGACTGCGCGAGAACCTGGGATACAGCTCAAGGCTTTCCCCCGCCTCTCCTTCCACCTATCTTTGAAGGGAGATAAAGAAATGGATTACAAAATCGTGGAAAAAGAAGAATTTACGGTCGTTGGTAAATCGGTTGATTTTACGACGAAAGACGGCGAAAATTTACGTGGAATCCCCCTCTTCTGGCAAGAAGTAAATACAGATGGAACTTCCGATAAACTCGCCAAAATTGGAGTAAACAAAGATGTACTAGGCATTTGCAAAGACATGAATTATGCTCAAGAGACATTTTCTTATTGGATTGCGGTAGAAGTTGGTCCGGATACCGACCCACAGGGTTATGCAACCACCGTTATTCCTGCGGCAACCTGGGCTGTATTCACCTCTGTAGGTCCTATGCCGCATGCTATTCAAAAAGTATGGGAGCGCATCTTTCAAGAGTGGTTCCCAAGCTCCGGATACGAACATACGGGTAAGCCGGAATTTGAGCTTTATCCACCAGGTGATCCGAATGCTGAGGATTATGTCTGCGAAGTATGGGTACCAATTAAGAAAAAGTAA
- a CDS encoding oxalate decarboxylase family bicupin: protein MENRPKTPESGNIPQPIRSDGAGATDFGPRDVMRDMENPNMLVPPITDAGLIPNLKFSFSDAHMQLNHGGWSREVTIRELPIATTLAGVNMRLTPGGVRELHWHQQAEWAYMLLGSARITSVDQDGRNFIADIGPGDLWYFPAGIPHSIQGLAEGCEFLLVFDDGHFSDLNTLSISDWFAHTPKDVLSANFGVPESAFNNIPPDQVYIYQDHVPGSLESQKVQSPYGTIPQSFKHQLLAQTPIRTPGGSVRIVDSSNFPISTTIAAALVEIEPGAMRELHWHPNNDEWQYYLTGQGRMTVFAGNGTARTFDYRAGDVGYVPFALGHYIQNTGDQTLWFLEMFKSDRFVDVSLNQWMALTPRDLVGDNLHVGPELLDALRKEKWPVVKYPNETITSKL from the coding sequence ATGGAAAACAGACCTAAAACTCCCGAGAGCGGAAATATACCGCAACCGATTAGAAGTGATGGTGCCGGGGCGACGGATTTTGGTCCCCGTGACGTCATGCGGGATATGGAGAACCCTAATATGCTGGTTCCACCGATTACAGATGCTGGACTGATTCCTAACTTAAAATTTTCTTTCTCTGATGCGCATATGCAGTTAAATCACGGTGGTTGGTCAAGAGAAGTTACCATTAGAGAGTTACCGATTGCGACCACACTAGCTGGCGTTAATATGCGTCTGACACCTGGTGGTGTGCGAGAACTCCATTGGCATCAGCAAGCAGAGTGGGCATATATGCTATTAGGAAGCGCACGGATCACCTCAGTTGATCAAGATGGGCGAAATTTCATTGCAGATATCGGTCCGGGTGACCTTTGGTATTTTCCTGCTGGAATCCCTCATTCGATTCAAGGGCTAGCAGAAGGTTGTGAATTTCTCCTTGTCTTTGATGATGGTCATTTTTCCGATCTAAATACCTTATCCATCTCCGATTGGTTTGCGCATACCCCAAAGGATGTCCTGTCAGCCAATTTTGGCGTTCCCGAGAGTGCCTTTAACAACATTCCCCCTGATCAGGTCTATATTTACCAAGATCACGTTCCCGGTTCACTAGAAAGTCAGAAGGTTCAGTCCCCTTACGGTACCATTCCCCAAAGTTTTAAGCACCAATTACTAGCGCAAACACCAATTCGTACACCAGGTGGTAGTGTGCGAATCGTGGACTCTTCTAATTTTCCTATTTCTACAACCATTGCAGCAGCGCTAGTTGAGATTGAACCTGGTGCAATGAGAGAACTTCATTGGCATCCCAATAATGACGAGTGGCAATACTACCTCACCGGGCAAGGACGTATGACGGTATTTGCAGGAAACGGTACAGCCCGAACTTTTGATTATAGAGCTGGTGATGTTGGTTATGTTCCCTTCGCTCTCGGCCACTACATTCAAAATACTGGCGACCAAACCTTGTGGTTCTTGGAAATGTTCAAGAGCGATCGATTTGTCGATGTATCATTAAACCAATGGATGGCACTTACTCCTCGCGACCTAGTTGGAGACAATTTGCATGTCGGACCAGAATTATTAGATGCACTACGCAAGGAAAAATGGCCAGTTGTTAAATATCCAAATGAAACAATAACAAGTAAGCTCTAA
- a CDS encoding class I SAM-dependent methyltransferase: MNINQLKNFWLSEEKKTFKGWDFSYIAERNSTLQLPWDYRSIVTSYMDHSKTILDMGTGGGELLLSLNPPQGKTFATEAYPPNVELCKNTLPQYGIDVRQIFDDEELPFEDSFFDLIINNHEAFSPQEVFRILKPGGIFVTQQVGGHNNRELSKFLLGHDTPLIHADFNLEKAKADLSSAGLTIFDAMECFQPHHFFDIGALVYYAKIIEWEFPDFSVERCFEQLCLLHEKVEQNGFIETIEHRFLICALK, from the coding sequence AGGAAAAAAAGACATTCAAGGGCTGGGATTTTTCTTATATTGCAGAACGCAATTCAACACTTCAGCTACCTTGGGACTATAGATCAATCGTCACGTCATACATGGATCATTCCAAAACGATATTAGACATGGGAACAGGTGGTGGAGAGTTGCTACTATCTCTTAACCCTCCACAAGGTAAAACATTTGCGACTGAAGCCTATCCGCCAAATGTTGAACTCTGCAAAAATACCTTACCCCAATATGGCATAGATGTTCGGCAAATCTTTGATGATGAAGAATTGCCGTTTGAAGATTCATTTTTTGATTTAATCATCAACAACCACGAAGCATTTTCACCGCAAGAGGTATTCCGAATTCTAAAGCCCGGTGGTATCTTTGTTACGCAGCAGGTCGGTGGTCATAACAATAGAGAGCTCTCCAAATTTTTGTTGGGCCATGATACTCCCCTCATTCATGCTGATTTCAATCTTGAAAAAGCCAAGGCTGATCTTAGTAGCGCCGGCTTAACGATCTTTGATGCTATGGAATGCTTCCAGCCTCATCATTTTTTTGATATCGGCGCTTTGGTGTATTACGCCAAAATCATCGAATGGGAATTCCCTGATTTTTCAGTAGAGAGATGCTTTGAGCAACTATGCTTATTACATGAAAAGGTCGAACAAAATGGATTCATTGAAACCATTGAACATCGATTCCTTATCTGCGCTTTGAAATAA